From the genome of Streptacidiphilus rugosus AM-16, one region includes:
- a CDS encoding PucR family transcriptional regulator, translating into MKMANLPTHSGTSEELYALADAIGAVTGGAVAIEDLDHRVLAYSTLPDQRIDEHRRRGILQRRVPHQPEQLAQYREVLAAPGVVRLPTLAEAELPRAAVAIRAGQRPLGTIWAIEGESAIDEAGERAMLDGARLAALHMLRRRSAAELDLQAREEALRAALRGRRSAREVRFELGLPGLRPLALLGFAPLAGSDVPGDDLLVRLAAASSRHWPAVHAEASVATVGRTVYVLLPLDEPVSAFATARRLGEQAAAVLDRSVETPLRAAASRIASGPEELPELRAEVDDVLRVTTADPDAPVFATLGDTHTRVLLAHVADELARRPRLRHPGVDAMLDHDRAKGTAFAASVTAWLDAVGNIGDAAARLTIHPNTLKYRLRRAGELFGLDLDHPDDRLSCWLQLRLLR; encoded by the coding sequence ATGAAGATGGCGAATCTGCCGACCCATAGTGGGACAAGCGAGGAGTTGTACGCCCTCGCCGACGCCATCGGGGCGGTGACCGGCGGGGCCGTGGCGATCGAGGACCTGGACCACCGGGTGCTCGCCTACTCGACCCTGCCGGACCAGCGGATCGACGAGCACCGCCGCCGTGGCATCCTGCAGCGCCGGGTCCCGCACCAGCCGGAACAGCTCGCCCAGTACCGCGAGGTGCTGGCCGCCCCCGGGGTGGTCAGACTGCCGACGCTGGCCGAGGCCGAGCTGCCGCGCGCGGCGGTGGCGATCCGCGCCGGGCAGCGGCCGCTCGGCACGATCTGGGCCATCGAGGGCGAGTCGGCGATCGACGAGGCCGGCGAACGGGCCATGCTCGACGGCGCCCGCCTCGCCGCCCTGCACATGCTGCGGCGCCGCAGCGCGGCCGAACTCGACCTGCAGGCCCGCGAGGAGGCGCTGCGCGCCGCGCTGCGCGGGCGGCGGTCCGCCCGCGAGGTGCGCTTCGAGCTGGGCCTGCCCGGCCTGCGCCCGCTCGCCCTGCTCGGCTTCGCGCCACTGGCCGGCTCCGACGTCCCCGGCGACGACCTGCTGGTCCGCCTCGCCGCCGCGTCCTCGCGGCACTGGCCCGCGGTGCACGCGGAGGCCTCGGTGGCGACCGTCGGCCGCACGGTCTACGTGCTGCTGCCGCTGGACGAGCCGGTCTCCGCCTTCGCCACCGCGAGGCGCCTGGGCGAGCAGGCAGCCGCCGTGCTCGACCGCAGCGTCGAGACGCCGCTGCGCGCGGCCGCCTCCCGGATCGCCTCCGGCCCGGAGGAACTGCCGGAGCTGCGCGCCGAGGTCGACGACGTGCTGCGGGTGACGACCGCCGACCCGGACGCGCCGGTCTTCGCGACGCTGGGCGACACCCACACCCGGGTGCTGCTCGCGCACGTCGCCGACGAACTGGCGCGCCGCCCGCGGCTGCGTCATCCCGGCGTCGACGCGATGCTGGACCACGACCGGGCCAAGGGCACCGCCTTCGCCGCCTCGGTCACCGCCTGGCTGGACGCCGTCGGCAACATCGGCGACGCCGCCGCCCGGCTGACCATCCATCCCAACACGCTCAAGTACCGGCTCCGGCGCGCGGGCGAACT